The Equus caballus isolate H_3958 breed thoroughbred chromosome 22, TB-T2T, whole genome shotgun sequence genome window below encodes:
- the DNMT3B gene encoding DNA (cytosine-5)-methyltransferase 3B isoform X1 — protein sequence MKGDTRQLNREEDASGREDSIITNGGCSDQSSDSKDAPSPPILEAISTPEIRGGLRGRRSSSRLSRREVSSLLSYTQDLTGDGDGEGEDGDGSDTPVMPKLFRETRTRSESPASLRRRTTSSAGTPWPSPASPYLTIDLTDDDVVPQSSSTPYARLSQDSQQESLESPQVDAEGREADSSEYQDGKEFGIGDLVWGKIKGFSWWPAMVVSWKATSKRQAMSGMRWVQWFGDGKFSEVSADKLVALGLFSQHFNLATYNKLVSYRKAMYHALEKARVRAGKTFPSSPGDSLEDQLKPMLEWAHGGFKPTGVEGLKPNNKQPENKTRRRTADDSAASDYCPPPKRLKTNCYNNGKDRGEEDQSREQMALDVTNNKSSLEDSCLSCGRKNPVSFHPLFEGGLCQTCRDRFLELFYMYDDDGYQSYCTVCCEGRELLLCSNTSCCRCFCVECLEVLVGSGTAAHAKLQEPWSCYMCLPQRCHGVLRRRKDWNVRLQAFFTSDTGLEYEAPKLYPAIPAARRRPIRVLSLFDGIATGYLVLKELGIKVEKYVASEVCEESIAVGTVKHEGNIKYVNDVRNITKRNIEEWGPFDLVIGGSPCNDLSNVNPARKGLYEGTGRLFFEFYHLLNYSRPKEGDDRPFFWMFENVVAMKVGDKRDISRFLECNPVMIDAIKVSAAHRARYFWGNLPGMNRPVIASKNDKLELQDCLEFNRTAKLKKVQTITTKSNSIRQGKNQLFPVVMNGKEDVLWCTELERIFGFPVHYTDVSNMGRGARQKLLGRSWSVPVIRHLFAPLKDYFACE from the exons ATGAAGGGAGACACCAGACAGCTCAACAGAGAGGAGGACGCCAGCGGGAGGGAAGACTCCATCATCACCAATGGGGGCTGCAGCGACCAGTCTTCTGATTCCAAGGACGCACCCTCGCCCCCCATCCTGGAGGCTATCAGCACCCCGGAGATCAGAGGTGGCCTCAGAG GCCGAAGATCAAGCTCGCGACTGTCCAGGAGGGAGGTCTCCAGCCTGCTAAGTTACACTCAG GATCTGACGGGTGATGGAGATGGCGAGGGGGAAGACGGAGATGGTTCCGACACACCAGTGATGCCGAAACTCTTCCGTGAAACCAGGACTCGGTCTGAAAGCCCAGCT TCCCTAAGGCGGCGGACAACTTCATCAGCAGGCACGCCGTGGCCATCCCCTGCCAGCCCCTACCTCACCATTGACCTCACAGATGACGACGTGGTCCCCCAGAGCAGCAGTACTCCCTATGCCCGCCTGTCCCAGGACAGCCAGCAGGAGAGCTTGGAGTCCCCACAGGTGGACGCAGAGGGTAGAGAAGCAGACAGCAGCGAGTATCAG GATGGGAAGGAATTTGGAATAGGAGACCTCGTGTGGGGAAAGATCAAGGGCTTCTCCTGGTGGCCTGCCATGGTGGTGTCCTGGAAGGCCACCTCCAAGCGCCAGGCCATGTCCGGAATGCGGTGGGTCCAGTGGTTCGGGGACGGCAAGTTCTCCGAG GTCTCTGCAGATAAACTGGTGGCCTTGGGGCTGTTCAGTCAGCACTTTAACCTGGCAACCTATAATAAGCTGGTCTCTTACAGGAAGGCCATGTACCATGCTCTGGAG AAAGCCAGGGTGCGAGCTGGCAAGACTTTCCCCAGCAGCCCCGGAGACTCACTGGAGGACCAGCTGAAGCCCATGTTGGAGTGGGCCCACGGGGGCTTCAAGCCTACTGGGGTCGAGGGCCTCAAACCCAACAACAAGCAACCAG AGAATAAGACCCGAAGACGCACAGCTGATGACTCGGCCGCCTCCGACTACTGCCCTCCACCCAAGCGCCTCAAGACCAATTGTTATAACAACGGAAAAGACCGCGGAGAAGAGGACCAGAGTAGAG AGCAAATGGCCTTGGATGTTACCAACAACAAGAGTAGTCTGGAAG ATAGCTGTTTGTCCTGTGGTAGGAAAAACCCCGTGTCCTTCCACCCTCTCTTTGAGGGTGGGCTCTGCCAGACGTGCCGG GACCGGTTCCTCGAGCTGTTCTACATGTACGACGACGATGGCTATCAGTCCTACTGCACCGTGTGCTGCGAGGGCCGAGAGCTGCTGCTCTGCAGCAACACGAGCTGCTGCCG GTGCTTCTGCGTGGAGTGTCTGGAGGTGCTGGTGGGCTCAGGCACGGCGGCACATGCCAAGCTGCAGGAGCCTTGGAGCTGCTACATGTGCCTCCCGCAGCGCTGCCACGGTGTCCTGCGGCGCCGCAAGGACTGGAACGTGCGCCTACAGGCCTTCTTTACCAGCGACACCGGGCTGGAATAC GAAGCCCCCAAGTTATACCCTGCGATTCCTGCAGCCCGAAGGCGACCCATTCGAGTCTTGTCCCTGTTTGATGGAATCGCCACAG GGTACTTGGTCCTCAAAGAATTGGGCATTAAAGTGGAGAAGTATGTCGCCTCAGAAGTGTGTGAAGAGTCTATCGCAGTTGGAACCGTTAAGCATGAAGGCAATATCAAATATGTGAATGACGTCAGGAACATCACGAAGAGAAAC ATCGAAGAATGGGGCCCCTTTGACTTGGTGATTGGTGGAAGCCCGTGCAATGATCTCTCCAATGTGAACCCTGCCAGGAAAGGCCTCTATG AGGGCACAGGCCGACTTTTCTTTGAGTTCTACCATCTGCTGAATTACTCACGACCAAAGGAGGGTGATGACCGGCCATTCTTCTGGATGTTTGAGAATGTGGTAGCCATGAAGGTCGGTGACAAGAGGGACATCTCTCGGTTCCTGGAG tgTAACCCAGTGATGATCGATGCCATCAAAGTGTCTGCTGCTCACAGGGCCCGATACTTCTGGGGCAACCTGCCTGGGATGAACAG GCCTGTGATAGCATCAAAGAATGATAAACTCGAGCTGCAGGACTGCTTGGAGTTCAATAGGACAGCAAAG TTAAAGAAAGTACAGACAATAACCACCAAGTCGAACTCGATCAGACAGGGGAAAAACCAACTTTTCCCTGTTGTCATGAATGGCAAAGAAGATGTTTTGTGGTGCACTGAGCTAGAAAG GATCTTCGGCTTTCCCGTACACTACACGGATGTGTCCAACATGGGCCGTGGTGCCCGCCAGAAGCTGCTGGGGAGGTCCTGGAGTGTGCCTGTCATCCGACACCTCTTCGCCCCCCTGAAGGACTACTTTGCTTGTGAATAG
- the DNMT3B gene encoding DNA (cytosine-5)-methyltransferase 3B isoform X5 has product MKGDTRQLNREEDASGREDSIITNGGCSDQSSDSKDAPSPPILEAISTPEIRGGLRGRRSSSRLSRREVSSLLSYTQDLTGDGDGEGEDGDGSDTPVMPKLFRETRTRSESPASLRRRTTSSAGTPWPSPASPYLTIDLTDDDVVPQSSSTPYARLSQDSQQESLESPQVDAEGREADSSEYQDGKEFGIGDLVWGKIKGFSWWPAMVVSWKATSKRQAMSGMRWVQWFGDGKFSEVSADKLVALGLFSQHFNLATYNKLVSYRKAMYHALEKARVRAGKTFPSSPGDSLEDQLKPMLEWAHGGFKPTGVEGLKPNNKQPENKTRRRTADDSAASDYCPPPKRLKTNCYNNGKDRGEEDQSREQMALDVTNNKSSLEDSCLSCGRKNPVSFHPLFEGGLCQTCRDRFLELFYMYDDDGYQSYCTVCCEGRELLLCSNTSCCRCFCVECLEVLVGSGTAAHAKLQEPWSCYMCLPQRCHGVLRRRKDWNVRLQAFFTSDTGLEYEAPKLYPAIPAARRRPIRVLSLFDGIATGYLVLKELGIKVEKYVASEVCEESIAVGTVKHEGNIKYVNDVRNITKRNIEEWGPFDLVIGGSPCNDLSNVNPARKGLYEGTGRLFFEFYHLLNYSRPKEGDDRPFFWMFENVVAMKVGDKRDISRFLECNPVMIDAIKVSAAHRARYFWGNLPGMNRIFGFPVHYTDVSNMGRGARQKLLGRSWSVPVIRHLFAPLKDYFACE; this is encoded by the exons ATGAAGGGAGACACCAGACAGCTCAACAGAGAGGAGGACGCCAGCGGGAGGGAAGACTCCATCATCACCAATGGGGGCTGCAGCGACCAGTCTTCTGATTCCAAGGACGCACCCTCGCCCCCCATCCTGGAGGCTATCAGCACCCCGGAGATCAGAGGTGGCCTCAGAG GCCGAAGATCAAGCTCGCGACTGTCCAGGAGGGAGGTCTCCAGCCTGCTAAGTTACACTCAG GATCTGACGGGTGATGGAGATGGCGAGGGGGAAGACGGAGATGGTTCCGACACACCAGTGATGCCGAAACTCTTCCGTGAAACCAGGACTCGGTCTGAAAGCCCAGCT TCCCTAAGGCGGCGGACAACTTCATCAGCAGGCACGCCGTGGCCATCCCCTGCCAGCCCCTACCTCACCATTGACCTCACAGATGACGACGTGGTCCCCCAGAGCAGCAGTACTCCCTATGCCCGCCTGTCCCAGGACAGCCAGCAGGAGAGCTTGGAGTCCCCACAGGTGGACGCAGAGGGTAGAGAAGCAGACAGCAGCGAGTATCAG GATGGGAAGGAATTTGGAATAGGAGACCTCGTGTGGGGAAAGATCAAGGGCTTCTCCTGGTGGCCTGCCATGGTGGTGTCCTGGAAGGCCACCTCCAAGCGCCAGGCCATGTCCGGAATGCGGTGGGTCCAGTGGTTCGGGGACGGCAAGTTCTCCGAG GTCTCTGCAGATAAACTGGTGGCCTTGGGGCTGTTCAGTCAGCACTTTAACCTGGCAACCTATAATAAGCTGGTCTCTTACAGGAAGGCCATGTACCATGCTCTGGAG AAAGCCAGGGTGCGAGCTGGCAAGACTTTCCCCAGCAGCCCCGGAGACTCACTGGAGGACCAGCTGAAGCCCATGTTGGAGTGGGCCCACGGGGGCTTCAAGCCTACTGGGGTCGAGGGCCTCAAACCCAACAACAAGCAACCAG AGAATAAGACCCGAAGACGCACAGCTGATGACTCGGCCGCCTCCGACTACTGCCCTCCACCCAAGCGCCTCAAGACCAATTGTTATAACAACGGAAAAGACCGCGGAGAAGAGGACCAGAGTAGAG AGCAAATGGCCTTGGATGTTACCAACAACAAGAGTAGTCTGGAAG ATAGCTGTTTGTCCTGTGGTAGGAAAAACCCCGTGTCCTTCCACCCTCTCTTTGAGGGTGGGCTCTGCCAGACGTGCCGG GACCGGTTCCTCGAGCTGTTCTACATGTACGACGACGATGGCTATCAGTCCTACTGCACCGTGTGCTGCGAGGGCCGAGAGCTGCTGCTCTGCAGCAACACGAGCTGCTGCCG GTGCTTCTGCGTGGAGTGTCTGGAGGTGCTGGTGGGCTCAGGCACGGCGGCACATGCCAAGCTGCAGGAGCCTTGGAGCTGCTACATGTGCCTCCCGCAGCGCTGCCACGGTGTCCTGCGGCGCCGCAAGGACTGGAACGTGCGCCTACAGGCCTTCTTTACCAGCGACACCGGGCTGGAATAC GAAGCCCCCAAGTTATACCCTGCGATTCCTGCAGCCCGAAGGCGACCCATTCGAGTCTTGTCCCTGTTTGATGGAATCGCCACAG GGTACTTGGTCCTCAAAGAATTGGGCATTAAAGTGGAGAAGTATGTCGCCTCAGAAGTGTGTGAAGAGTCTATCGCAGTTGGAACCGTTAAGCATGAAGGCAATATCAAATATGTGAATGACGTCAGGAACATCACGAAGAGAAAC ATCGAAGAATGGGGCCCCTTTGACTTGGTGATTGGTGGAAGCCCGTGCAATGATCTCTCCAATGTGAACCCTGCCAGGAAAGGCCTCTATG AGGGCACAGGCCGACTTTTCTTTGAGTTCTACCATCTGCTGAATTACTCACGACCAAAGGAGGGTGATGACCGGCCATTCTTCTGGATGTTTGAGAATGTGGTAGCCATGAAGGTCGGTGACAAGAGGGACATCTCTCGGTTCCTGGAG tgTAACCCAGTGATGATCGATGCCATCAAAGTGTCTGCTGCTCACAGGGCCCGATACTTCTGGGGCAACCTGCCTGGGATGAACAG GATCTTCGGCTTTCCCGTACACTACACGGATGTGTCCAACATGGGCCGTGGTGCCCGCCAGAAGCTGCTGGGGAGGTCCTGGAGTGTGCCTGTCATCCGACACCTCTTCGCCCCCCTGAAGGACTACTTTGCTTGTGAATAG
- the DNMT3B gene encoding DNA (cytosine-5)-methyltransferase 3B isoform X7, with product MMCLIPFLQVRTRNNSIASSRERHRPSPRATRGRQGRSHVDESPVEFSATRSLRRRTTSSAGTPWPSPASPYLTIDLTDDDVVPQSSSTPYARLSQDSQQESLESPQVDAEGREADSSEYQDGKEFGIGDLVWGKIKGFSWWPAMVVSWKATSKRQAMSGMRWVQWFGDGKFSEVSADKLVALGLFSQHFNLATYNKLVSYRKAMYHALEKARVRAGKTFPSSPGDSLEDQLKPMLEWAHGGFKPTGVEGLKPNNKQPENKTRRRTADDSAASDYCPPPKRLKTNCYNNGKDRGEEDQSREQMALDVTNNKSSLEDSCLSCGRKNPVSFHPLFEGGLCQTCRDRFLELFYMYDDDGYQSYCTVCCEGRELLLCSNTSCCRCFCVECLEVLVGSGTAAHAKLQEPWSCYMCLPQRCHGVLRRRKDWNVRLQAFFTSDTGLEYEAPKLYPAIPAARRRPIRVLSLFDGIATGYLVLKELGIKVEKYVASEVCEESIAVGTVKHEGNIKYVNDVRNITKRNIEEWGPFDLVIGGSPCNDLSNVNPARKGLYEGTGRLFFEFYHLLNYSRPKEGDDRPFFWMFENVVAMKVGDKRDISRFLECNPVMIDAIKVSAAHRARYFWGNLPGMNRIFGFPVHYTDVSNMGRGARQKLLGRSWSVPVIRHLFAPLKDYFACE from the exons ATGATGTGTCTTATCCCCTTTTTACAG GTCCGAACCCGCAATAACAGCATTGCTTCCAGCCGGGAGAGGCACAGGCCCTCCCCACGTGCCACCCGAGGCCGGCAGGGCCGCAGTCACGTGGACGAGTCCCCCGTGGAGTTCTCAGCTACCAGG TCCCTAAGGCGGCGGACAACTTCATCAGCAGGCACGCCGTGGCCATCCCCTGCCAGCCCCTACCTCACCATTGACCTCACAGATGACGACGTGGTCCCCCAGAGCAGCAGTACTCCCTATGCCCGCCTGTCCCAGGACAGCCAGCAGGAGAGCTTGGAGTCCCCACAGGTGGACGCAGAGGGTAGAGAAGCAGACAGCAGCGAGTATCAG GATGGGAAGGAATTTGGAATAGGAGACCTCGTGTGGGGAAAGATCAAGGGCTTCTCCTGGTGGCCTGCCATGGTGGTGTCCTGGAAGGCCACCTCCAAGCGCCAGGCCATGTCCGGAATGCGGTGGGTCCAGTGGTTCGGGGACGGCAAGTTCTCCGAG GTCTCTGCAGATAAACTGGTGGCCTTGGGGCTGTTCAGTCAGCACTTTAACCTGGCAACCTATAATAAGCTGGTCTCTTACAGGAAGGCCATGTACCATGCTCTGGAG AAAGCCAGGGTGCGAGCTGGCAAGACTTTCCCCAGCAGCCCCGGAGACTCACTGGAGGACCAGCTGAAGCCCATGTTGGAGTGGGCCCACGGGGGCTTCAAGCCTACTGGGGTCGAGGGCCTCAAACCCAACAACAAGCAACCAG AGAATAAGACCCGAAGACGCACAGCTGATGACTCGGCCGCCTCCGACTACTGCCCTCCACCCAAGCGCCTCAAGACCAATTGTTATAACAACGGAAAAGACCGCGGAGAAGAGGACCAGAGTAGAG AGCAAATGGCCTTGGATGTTACCAACAACAAGAGTAGTCTGGAAG ATAGCTGTTTGTCCTGTGGTAGGAAAAACCCCGTGTCCTTCCACCCTCTCTTTGAGGGTGGGCTCTGCCAGACGTGCCGG GACCGGTTCCTCGAGCTGTTCTACATGTACGACGACGATGGCTATCAGTCCTACTGCACCGTGTGCTGCGAGGGCCGAGAGCTGCTGCTCTGCAGCAACACGAGCTGCTGCCG GTGCTTCTGCGTGGAGTGTCTGGAGGTGCTGGTGGGCTCAGGCACGGCGGCACATGCCAAGCTGCAGGAGCCTTGGAGCTGCTACATGTGCCTCCCGCAGCGCTGCCACGGTGTCCTGCGGCGCCGCAAGGACTGGAACGTGCGCCTACAGGCCTTCTTTACCAGCGACACCGGGCTGGAATAC GAAGCCCCCAAGTTATACCCTGCGATTCCTGCAGCCCGAAGGCGACCCATTCGAGTCTTGTCCCTGTTTGATGGAATCGCCACAG GGTACTTGGTCCTCAAAGAATTGGGCATTAAAGTGGAGAAGTATGTCGCCTCAGAAGTGTGTGAAGAGTCTATCGCAGTTGGAACCGTTAAGCATGAAGGCAATATCAAATATGTGAATGACGTCAGGAACATCACGAAGAGAAAC ATCGAAGAATGGGGCCCCTTTGACTTGGTGATTGGTGGAAGCCCGTGCAATGATCTCTCCAATGTGAACCCTGCCAGGAAAGGCCTCTATG AGGGCACAGGCCGACTTTTCTTTGAGTTCTACCATCTGCTGAATTACTCACGACCAAAGGAGGGTGATGACCGGCCATTCTTCTGGATGTTTGAGAATGTGGTAGCCATGAAGGTCGGTGACAAGAGGGACATCTCTCGGTTCCTGGAG tgTAACCCAGTGATGATCGATGCCATCAAAGTGTCTGCTGCTCACAGGGCCCGATACTTCTGGGGCAACCTGCCTGGGATGAACAG GATCTTCGGCTTTCCCGTACACTACACGGATGTGTCCAACATGGGCCGTGGTGCCCGCCAGAAGCTGCTGGGGAGGTCCTGGAGTGTGCCTGTCATCCGACACCTCTTCGCCCCCCTGAAGGACTACTTTGCTTGTGAATAG